One Gambusia affinis linkage group LG15, SWU_Gaff_1.0, whole genome shotgun sequence genomic window carries:
- the ap2b1 gene encoding AP-2 complex subunit beta isoform X1: MTDSKYFTTNKKGEIFELKAELNNEKKEKRKEAVKKVIAAMTVGKDVSSLFPDVVNCMQTDNLELKKLVYLYLMNYAKSQPDMAIMAVNSFVKDCEDPNPLIRALAVRTMGCIRVDKITEYLCEPLRKCLKDEDPYVRKTAAVCVAKLHDINAQMVEDQGFLDSLRDLIADSNPMVVANAVAALSEISESHPNSNLLDLNPQNINKLLTALNECTEWGQIFILDCLSNYNPKDDREAQSICERVTPRLSHANSAVVLSAVKVLMKFLELLPKDSDYYNTLLKKLSPPLVTLLSGEPEVQYVALRNINLIVQKRPEILKQEIKVFFVKYNDPIYVKLEKLDIMIRLASQANIAQVLAELKEYATEVDVDFVRKAVRAIGRCAIKVEQSAERCVSTLLDLIQTKVNYVVQEAIVVIRDIFRKYPNKYESIIATLCENLDSLDEPDARGAMIWIVGEYAERIDNADELLESFLEGFHDESTQVQLTLLTAIVKLFLKKPSETQELVQQVLSLATQDSDNPDLRDRGYIYWRLLSTDPVTAKEVVLSEKPLISEETDLIEPTLLDELICHIGSLASVYHKPPSAFVEGSHGIHRKHLPVQHSSIDTGESPVSGGPAAAMDQPHVIPSQGDLLGDLLNLDLGPPVNVPQVSSMQMGAVDLLGGGLDSLLGGDLGGGVGGSPAVGQNFIPSSVPSTFAPSPTPAPPAVSSGLNDLFELSTGMAITAGGFIAPKAVWLPAVKAKGLEISGTFSRRQGHMYMDMSFTNKALQHMNDFAVQFNKNSFGVIPTSPLPIHTPLMPNQSIEVSLPVNTIGPVMKMDPLNNLQVAVKNNIDVFYFSVLIPLNIFFVEDGKMERQVFLATWKDIPNENELQYQIKDCHLNADTVSGKLQNNNVYTIAKRNVEGQDMLYQSLKLTNGIWILAELRIQPGNPNYTLSLKCRAPEVSQYIYQMYDSILKN, translated from the exons ATGACAGACTCCAAATATTTCACTACCAACAAAAAGG GGGAGATCTTTGAGCTGAAAGCAGAGTTAAACaatgagaagaaagagaagagaaaagaggCGGTAAAGAAGGTCATCGCTGCCATGACTGTTGGCAAAGATGTCAG TTCTTTGTTCCCAGATGTGGTGAACTGCATGCAGACTGACAACCTGGAGCTGAAGAAGTTGGTCTATCTATACCTGATGAACTATGCCAAAAGCCAGCCTGACATGGCCATCATGGCTGTGAACAGCTTTGTCAAG GACTGTGAGGACCCCAACCCTTTGATCCGGGCTCTGGCTGTCCGCACCATGGGCTGCATACGGGTGGACAAAATCACAGAGTACTTGTGTGAGCCACTAAGGAAGTGTCTGAAGGATGAGGACCCATATGTGAGAAAgacagcagctgtttgtgtggCAAAGCTGCATGACATCAATGCCCAGATGGTGGAAGATCAGGGTTTCCTGGACTCTCTGAGGGATCTCATTGCTGACTCAAATCCCATG GTTGTTGCCAATGCAGTTGCTGCTTTGTCTGAGATCAGCGAGTCTCACCCCAACAGCAATTTGCTGGACTTGAATCCGCAAAACATCAACAAGCTACTGACGGCCCTCAACGAATGCACAGAGTGGGGACAGATTTTCATCCTAGACTGCCTGTCCAACTACAACCCCAAGGATGACCGAGAGGCTCAGAG CATCTGTGAGCGTGTCACTCCTCGGCTGTCTCACGCCAACTCAGCAGTGGTCCTGTCCGCCGTCAAGGTCCTGATGAAGTTCTTGGAGCTCCTGCCAAAGGACTCTGACTACTACAACACACTACTGAAGAAACTGTCTCCCCCACTCGTTACTCTGCTGTCTGGCGAGCCAGAGGTCCAGTATGTGGCTCTGAGGAACATCAACCTGATTGTTCAGAAGAG gcCTGAGATCCTAAAGCAGGAGATTAAAGTGTTCTTTGTCAAGTATAACGACCCGATTTATGTGAAGCTGGAGAAACTGGACATCATGATCCGCTTGGCCTCTCAGGCCAACATAGCCCAG GTTTTGGCTGAACTGAAGGAATATGCCACAGAGGTAGATGTTGACTTTGTGCGTAAGGCAGTACGAGCCATCGGACGCTGTGCCATCAAAGTGGAG CAATCAGCTGAGCGCTGTGTAAGCACTCTGCTGGACCTGATCCAGACAAAGGTCAACTACGTGGTTCAGGAGGCTATTGTGGTCATCAGGGACATTTTCCGCAAGTACCCTAACAA ATATGAGAGCATCATCGCCACACTGTGTGAGAACTTGGACTCCCTGGATGAACCAGATGCTCGAGGTGCCATGATCTGGATCGTTGGAGAGTACGCCGAGAGGATCGACAACGCTGACGAATTGCTCGAGAGCTTCCTCGAGGGTTTCCACGACGAGAGCACTCAG gTACAACTCACTCTTTTGACTGCCATTGTGAAGCTGTTCCTGAAGAAACCATCAGAAACTCAGGAGCTGGTGCAGCAGGTCCTCAGTCTGGCCACTCAG GACTCTGACAACCCAGACCTCCGTGACAGGGGTTATATTTACTGGCGCCTGCTATCGACTGACCCTGTGACGGCTAAAGAGGTGGTGCTGTCAGAAAAGCCCCTGATCTCCGAGGAGACTGACTTGATTGAGCCCACGCTGCTGGACGAGCTGATCTGCCACATCGGCTCCCTGGCCTCAGTCTATCACAAGCCGCCCAGCGCCTTTGTGGAAGGAAGTCATGGAATCCACCGGAAACACCTTCCTGTCCAGCACAGCag TATTGATACTGGTGAGAGCCCCGTGAGCGGTGGTCCAGCTGCTGCCATGGACCAGCCACATGTGATTCCCAGCCAGGGTGACCTTCTGGGTGACCTGCTAAACCTTGACCTGGGTCCTCCTGTCAATGTTCCCCAAGTCTCCTCCATGCAAATGGGTGCAGTGGACCTTCTGGGTGGAGGCCTGGACAGCTTG CTTGGGGGAGACCTGGGCGGAGGTGTTGGGGGAAGTCCAGCA GTGGGACAAAACTTCATTCCGTCGTCTGTCCCCAGCACTTTTGCTCCGTCACCAACTCCTGCTCCTCCAGCAGTCAGCAGTGGCCTCAATGACCTGTTTGAGCTCTCCACAGGCATGGCCATCACCGCTGGAGGCTTTATAGCCCCAAAAGCA GTGTGGCTTCCTGCAGTAAAAGCTAAGGGACTAGAAATCTCTGGAACATTCTCCCGCCGCCAGGGCCACATGTACATGGACATGTCGTTCACCAACAAGGCGCTGCAGCACATGAACGACTTTGCCGTCCAGTTCAACAAAAACAG TTTTGGTGTGATCCCCACCAGTCCTCTGCCCATTCACACTCCACTGATGCCCAATCAGAGTATTGAGGTCTCCCTGCCTGTTAACACCATTGGGCCTGTTATGAAGATGGATCCGCTCAATAATCTGCAG GTGGCTGTAAAGAACAACATTGACGTGTTCTACTTCAGCGTCCTCATCCCTCTGAATATATTCTTTGTTGAAGATGGAAAAATGG AGCGACAGGTGTTTCTGGCCACCTGGAAGGACATTCCCAATGAGAATGAACTCCAGTACCAGATCAAAGATTGTCACCTTAATGCTG ACACAGTGTCTGGCAAACTACAGAATAACAACGTCTACACCATTGCCAAAAGAAACGTGGAAGGCCAGGACATGCTGTACCAGTCACTCAAGTTGACCAATGGCATTTGGATCCTGGCTGAGCTCCGCATTCAACCAGGGAACCCCAATTATACG cTCTCTCTGAAGTGTCGGGCCCCTGAAGTCTCTCAGTACATCTACCAGATGTATGACTCCATCCTGAAAAACTGA
- the mks1 gene encoding Meckel syndrome type 1 protein, protein MAECWNTHTGDAVYRSRDAIKNLKIKVRIQRVTSTAVLSQHLQHQVLSQKGRKDIELKTLTSQGKTGDNEEEVEVGWQEKLFSQYEVELFQNEAACQTPLDRQYHSEIRALNKANGRRNQRIFTYTDHDRYTNCFPLHQLHNDLVSTTKSSPTFLAERMASVRHRRQERRTMDSSITKSRIINWDPTDEFVKSSHVVNNAMQTMHIMGDLGPPGKLGQKENECLLATIKTDGSGTIIVKPNFNKGREPYRIVTDGEKKEVWRLTLENASRVMKPEEREREQIMYKDLYSRHKEYLNSLVGQDFEMPPVGILRYLLHGEIVSANDFEYNNLYINFFMELPNNWSSLPFQLMSGVTQTCRTKSMGKENVAFFSYPFSFEAFYMSEKENEELIPQWPVLYFKVLSLDFWQRYRTEGYGYLLFPDMPGKHTVTCHTWRPVQTGTVSALRRFFIGGSAELEDNSYIRVPGTFKGERLSRFGFCAETTGSVTFRLHCMQQARAFSDATLLKKRRQKVVDHLGGFSQQGMVCSILEAYQRAHKRLQEARESLPRDVLNSAAQLQPESSA, encoded by the exons ATGGCAGAGTGCTGGAACACACACACCGGAGATGCTGTTTATCGCTCCCGGGATGCcatcaaaaacttaaaaataaa AGTCCGTATACAGAGGGTGACCTCCACAGCGGTCCTCTCACAGCACCTCCAGCACCAGGTTCTGTCccagaaaggaaggaaggacattGAGCTGAAGACTCTCACCTCACAGGGCAAGACAG GCGATAATGAAGAGGAGGTAGAGGTTGGCTGGCAGGAGAAACTCTTCAGCCAG TATGAAGTAGAACTGTTCCAGAACGAGGCAGCCTGTCAGACACCACTGGACCGCCAGTATCACTCAGAAATCAGGGCTCTCAATAAGGCCAACGGGCGACGCAATCAGAGAATTTTCACATACACTGATCACGATCGATACACCAACTGTTTCCCACTCCACCAACTG CACAATGACTTGGTCTCCACGACCAAATCAAGTCCCACCTTCCTGGCTGAGAGGATGGCCAGTGTCAGACACAGACGGCAAGAGAGGCGCACTAT GGATAGTAGCATCACTAAGTCAAGAATCATCAACTGGGATCCCACAGATGAGTTTGTCAAGAGCAGTCATGTGGTAAATAATGCCATGCAGACCATGCACATCATGGGTGACTTGGGCCCACCTGGAAA GTTGGGCCAGAAAGAGAATGAGTGTTTGCTGGCAACCATAAAAACCGATGGTAGTGGAACCATCATTGTAAAACCCAACTTCAACAAAGGCAGAGAGCCCTACAG GATTGTAACAGATGGGGAGAAGAAAGAAGTGTGGCGCTTAACTTTGGAGAACGCATCCAGAGTGATGAAACCAGAGgagcgagagagagagcagaTCATGTACAAAGAT TTGTATAGCAGACACAAGGAGTACCTCAACAGCCTTGTAGGACAGGACTTTGAAATG CCTCCTGTTGGTATCCTACGTTACCTGCTGCACGGAGAGATAG tgTCGGCTAATGACTTTGAATACAATAACTTGTACATCAACTTCTTCATGGAATTGCCAAATA ATTGGTCCAGCTTACCGTTCCAATTGATGTCAGGGGTTACTCAGACCTGCAGGACCAAATCAATGGGGAAG GAAAACGTAGCGTTCTTCAGCTACCCTTTCAGCTTTGAGGCTTTTTACATGAGTGAAAAAGAGAACGAAG aattaatTCCCCAGTGGCCGGTGCTTTACTTCAAAGTCCTCTCCCTTGACTTCTGGCAGCGTTACCGAACTGAAGGCTATGGGTATCTACTATTTCCCGACATGCCTG GTAAACACACAGTGACATGTCACACATGGAGACCTGTTCAGACGGGGACAGTTTCTGCTTTGAGGCGCTTCTTTATTGGAGGTTCTGCAGAACTTGAAGATAACAGCTACATCAGAGTACCAGGGACATTTAAG GGAGAGAGGCTGAGTCGCTTTGGCTTTTGCGCTGAAACCACAGGAAGTGTTACCTTTAGGTTGCACTGCATGCAACAAGCCAG GGCCTTTTCTGATGCTACCCTTCTGAAGAAGAGAAGACAGAAAGTGGTAGACCACCTCGGAGGGTTTAGCCAACAGGGAATGGTCTGCAGCATCCTGG aGGCCTACCAGAGGGCTCATAAAAGGCTGCAAGAGGCCAGAGAAAGTCTTCCAAGAGATGTTCTTAACTCTGCTGCCCAACTCCAGCCGGAGTCCTCTGCATAG
- the ap2b1 gene encoding AP-2 complex subunit beta isoform X2 has translation MTDSKYFTTNKKGEIFELKAELNNEKKEKRKEAVKKVIAAMTVGKDVSSLFPDVVNCMQTDNLELKKLVYLYLMNYAKSQPDMAIMAVNSFVKDCEDPNPLIRALAVRTMGCIRVDKITEYLCEPLRKCLKDEDPYVRKTAAVCVAKLHDINAQMVEDQGFLDSLRDLIADSNPMVVANAVAALSEISESHPNSNLLDLNPQNINKLLTALNECTEWGQIFILDCLSNYNPKDDREAQSICERVTPRLSHANSAVVLSAVKVLMKFLELLPKDSDYYNTLLKKLSPPLVTLLSGEPEVQYVALRNINLIVQKRPEILKQEIKVFFVKYNDPIYVKLEKLDIMIRLASQANIAQVLAELKEYATEVDVDFVRKAVRAIGRCAIKVEQSAERCVSTLLDLIQTKVNYVVQEAIVVIRDIFRKYPNKYESIIATLCENLDSLDEPDARGAMIWIVGEYAERIDNADELLESFLEGFHDESTQVQLTLLTAIVKLFLKKPSETQELVQQVLSLATQDSDNPDLRDRGYIYWRLLSTDPVTAKEVVLSEKPLISEETDLIEPTLLDELICHIGSLASVYHKPPSAFVEGSHGIHRKHLPVQHSSIDTGESPVSGGPAAAMDQPHVIPSQGDLLGDLLNLDLGPPVNVPQVSSMQMGAVDLLGGGLDSLVGQNFIPSSVPSTFAPSPTPAPPAVSSGLNDLFELSTGMAITAGGFIAPKAVWLPAVKAKGLEISGTFSRRQGHMYMDMSFTNKALQHMNDFAVQFNKNSFGVIPTSPLPIHTPLMPNQSIEVSLPVNTIGPVMKMDPLNNLQVAVKNNIDVFYFSVLIPLNIFFVEDGKMERQVFLATWKDIPNENELQYQIKDCHLNADTVSGKLQNNNVYTIAKRNVEGQDMLYQSLKLTNGIWILAELRIQPGNPNYTLSLKCRAPEVSQYIYQMYDSILKN, from the exons ATGACAGACTCCAAATATTTCACTACCAACAAAAAGG GGGAGATCTTTGAGCTGAAAGCAGAGTTAAACaatgagaagaaagagaagagaaaagaggCGGTAAAGAAGGTCATCGCTGCCATGACTGTTGGCAAAGATGTCAG TTCTTTGTTCCCAGATGTGGTGAACTGCATGCAGACTGACAACCTGGAGCTGAAGAAGTTGGTCTATCTATACCTGATGAACTATGCCAAAAGCCAGCCTGACATGGCCATCATGGCTGTGAACAGCTTTGTCAAG GACTGTGAGGACCCCAACCCTTTGATCCGGGCTCTGGCTGTCCGCACCATGGGCTGCATACGGGTGGACAAAATCACAGAGTACTTGTGTGAGCCACTAAGGAAGTGTCTGAAGGATGAGGACCCATATGTGAGAAAgacagcagctgtttgtgtggCAAAGCTGCATGACATCAATGCCCAGATGGTGGAAGATCAGGGTTTCCTGGACTCTCTGAGGGATCTCATTGCTGACTCAAATCCCATG GTTGTTGCCAATGCAGTTGCTGCTTTGTCTGAGATCAGCGAGTCTCACCCCAACAGCAATTTGCTGGACTTGAATCCGCAAAACATCAACAAGCTACTGACGGCCCTCAACGAATGCACAGAGTGGGGACAGATTTTCATCCTAGACTGCCTGTCCAACTACAACCCCAAGGATGACCGAGAGGCTCAGAG CATCTGTGAGCGTGTCACTCCTCGGCTGTCTCACGCCAACTCAGCAGTGGTCCTGTCCGCCGTCAAGGTCCTGATGAAGTTCTTGGAGCTCCTGCCAAAGGACTCTGACTACTACAACACACTACTGAAGAAACTGTCTCCCCCACTCGTTACTCTGCTGTCTGGCGAGCCAGAGGTCCAGTATGTGGCTCTGAGGAACATCAACCTGATTGTTCAGAAGAG gcCTGAGATCCTAAAGCAGGAGATTAAAGTGTTCTTTGTCAAGTATAACGACCCGATTTATGTGAAGCTGGAGAAACTGGACATCATGATCCGCTTGGCCTCTCAGGCCAACATAGCCCAG GTTTTGGCTGAACTGAAGGAATATGCCACAGAGGTAGATGTTGACTTTGTGCGTAAGGCAGTACGAGCCATCGGACGCTGTGCCATCAAAGTGGAG CAATCAGCTGAGCGCTGTGTAAGCACTCTGCTGGACCTGATCCAGACAAAGGTCAACTACGTGGTTCAGGAGGCTATTGTGGTCATCAGGGACATTTTCCGCAAGTACCCTAACAA ATATGAGAGCATCATCGCCACACTGTGTGAGAACTTGGACTCCCTGGATGAACCAGATGCTCGAGGTGCCATGATCTGGATCGTTGGAGAGTACGCCGAGAGGATCGACAACGCTGACGAATTGCTCGAGAGCTTCCTCGAGGGTTTCCACGACGAGAGCACTCAG gTACAACTCACTCTTTTGACTGCCATTGTGAAGCTGTTCCTGAAGAAACCATCAGAAACTCAGGAGCTGGTGCAGCAGGTCCTCAGTCTGGCCACTCAG GACTCTGACAACCCAGACCTCCGTGACAGGGGTTATATTTACTGGCGCCTGCTATCGACTGACCCTGTGACGGCTAAAGAGGTGGTGCTGTCAGAAAAGCCCCTGATCTCCGAGGAGACTGACTTGATTGAGCCCACGCTGCTGGACGAGCTGATCTGCCACATCGGCTCCCTGGCCTCAGTCTATCACAAGCCGCCCAGCGCCTTTGTGGAAGGAAGTCATGGAATCCACCGGAAACACCTTCCTGTCCAGCACAGCag TATTGATACTGGTGAGAGCCCCGTGAGCGGTGGTCCAGCTGCTGCCATGGACCAGCCACATGTGATTCCCAGCCAGGGTGACCTTCTGGGTGACCTGCTAAACCTTGACCTGGGTCCTCCTGTCAATGTTCCCCAAGTCTCCTCCATGCAAATGGGTGCAGTGGACCTTCTGGGTGGAGGCCTGGACAGCTTG GTGGGACAAAACTTCATTCCGTCGTCTGTCCCCAGCACTTTTGCTCCGTCACCAACTCCTGCTCCTCCAGCAGTCAGCAGTGGCCTCAATGACCTGTTTGAGCTCTCCACAGGCATGGCCATCACCGCTGGAGGCTTTATAGCCCCAAAAGCA GTGTGGCTTCCTGCAGTAAAAGCTAAGGGACTAGAAATCTCTGGAACATTCTCCCGCCGCCAGGGCCACATGTACATGGACATGTCGTTCACCAACAAGGCGCTGCAGCACATGAACGACTTTGCCGTCCAGTTCAACAAAAACAG TTTTGGTGTGATCCCCACCAGTCCTCTGCCCATTCACACTCCACTGATGCCCAATCAGAGTATTGAGGTCTCCCTGCCTGTTAACACCATTGGGCCTGTTATGAAGATGGATCCGCTCAATAATCTGCAG GTGGCTGTAAAGAACAACATTGACGTGTTCTACTTCAGCGTCCTCATCCCTCTGAATATATTCTTTGTTGAAGATGGAAAAATGG AGCGACAGGTGTTTCTGGCCACCTGGAAGGACATTCCCAATGAGAATGAACTCCAGTACCAGATCAAAGATTGTCACCTTAATGCTG ACACAGTGTCTGGCAAACTACAGAATAACAACGTCTACACCATTGCCAAAAGAAACGTGGAAGGCCAGGACATGCTGTACCAGTCACTCAAGTTGACCAATGGCATTTGGATCCTGGCTGAGCTCCGCATTCAACCAGGGAACCCCAATTATACG cTCTCTCTGAAGTGTCGGGCCCCTGAAGTCTCTCAGTACATCTACCAGATGTATGACTCCATCCTGAAAAACTGA